The Herbaspirillum sp. RTI4 genome has a segment encoding these proteins:
- a CDS encoding NADP-dependent oxidoreductase: MTSQSTSSNRRIVLAQRPHGTPTSADFDLQTQPLPEPKAGQLRLRTLYLSLDPYMRSRMNDAKSYAPAVEIGSVMVGATVSLVEASQHPDFPTGTMVLGGSGWQDYALSDGADLKKLPADMAQPSTALGVLGMTGFTAYTGLLGIGQPQAGETVVVAAASGAVGSIVGQIAKIKGCRVVGIAGGAEKCRYVVEELGFDACIDHRAADFPQQLAAACDKGIDVYFENVGGAVFDAVLPLLNVNARVPVCGMIADYNQTSLPPGPDRLGLLTRNILTKRIRMQGFIVMDHYDQYETFSTEMSAWLKAGKVKFREDVVEGLENAPQAFIGLLEGKNFGKLVIRVAA; the protein is encoded by the coding sequence ATGACCTCCCAAAGCACCAGCAGCAATCGACGTATCGTCCTCGCACAACGTCCCCACGGCACTCCTACTAGCGCTGACTTCGACCTGCAAACACAGCCATTGCCAGAACCGAAGGCCGGACAACTGCGCTTGCGCACGCTCTACCTTTCGCTCGATCCCTACATGCGTTCACGCATGAACGATGCCAAATCCTACGCACCAGCGGTCGAAATTGGCAGCGTCATGGTCGGCGCCACCGTCTCACTGGTGGAAGCCTCTCAGCATCCCGATTTCCCGACGGGCACAATGGTGCTGGGCGGCAGCGGCTGGCAGGATTACGCACTCTCCGACGGAGCCGATCTGAAAAAGCTGCCCGCTGACATGGCGCAACCGTCCACCGCCCTCGGCGTCCTGGGCATGACCGGTTTCACGGCCTACACCGGCCTGCTCGGAATCGGCCAGCCCCAAGCCGGCGAAACGGTAGTCGTCGCTGCTGCCAGCGGCGCAGTCGGTTCCATCGTCGGGCAGATCGCCAAAATCAAGGGCTGCCGCGTCGTCGGTATCGCCGGTGGCGCAGAAAAGTGCCGCTATGTGGTCGAGGAATTGGGCTTTGACGCCTGCATCGACCACCGTGCCGCCGATTTCCCGCAGCAACTGGCCGCTGCCTGCGACAAGGGTATCGACGTGTATTTTGAAAACGTGGGGGGCGCTGTGTTCGACGCCGTACTGCCGCTGCTCAATGTCAACGCCCGCGTGCCGGTCTGCGGCATGATCGCCGATTACAACCAGACCAGCCTGCCACCCGGCCCGGATCGCCTCGGTTTGCTGACCCGCAACATCCTCACCAAGCGCATCAGGATGCAGGGTTTCATTGTGATGGATCACTACGACCAATATGAGACCTTCAGTACTGAAATGAGCGCCTGGCTCAAAGCCGGCAAGGTCAAGTTCCGCGAAGACGTCGTGGAAGGACTGGAAAACGCCCCGCAAGCCTTCATCGGCCTGCTCGAAGGAAAAAACTTCGGCAAGCTCGTCATTCGCGTTGCTGCCTAA
- a CDS encoding type 1 glutamine amidotransferase domain-containing protein gives MNVLMVLTSHDKLGNTDHKTGFWLEEFAAPYYVLKDAGAKITLASPLGGQPPLDPKSDEPESQTDATRRFKEDAAAQSILAHTRPLAEMSVADFDGVFFPGGHGPLWDLAESKTSIALIEAMQAAGKPVATVCHAPGVLRHVKAPDGTPLVKGKHVTGFTNTEEEAVGLTKIVPFLVEDMLKENGGVYSKGPDWQSYVLTDGILITGQNPASSEEAAKALLKLLA, from the coding sequence ATGAACGTATTAATGGTATTAACCTCGCACGACAAACTCGGTAACACCGACCATAAAACCGGCTTCTGGCTGGAAGAATTCGCTGCCCCTTACTACGTCCTGAAAGACGCCGGCGCGAAGATCACCCTCGCTTCGCCCCTGGGTGGCCAGCCACCGCTGGACCCAAAAAGCGACGAGCCGGAATCGCAAACCGACGCCACACGCCGCTTCAAGGAAGATGCCGCAGCGCAGTCCATCCTGGCGCACACGCGCCCACTGGCAGAGATGTCGGTAGCTGATTTCGACGGCGTATTCTTTCCGGGCGGTCACGGCCCCCTGTGGGATCTGGCCGAAAGCAAAACCTCCATCGCGCTGATCGAAGCGATGCAGGCCGCCGGCAAGCCCGTCGCGACTGTATGCCATGCGCCCGGCGTATTGCGTCACGTCAAAGCACCAGACGGCACACCGCTGGTCAAGGGCAAGCATGTGACCGGGTTCACCAACACCGAAGAAGAAGCGGTCGGCCTGACCAAGATCGTCCCGTTTCTGGTGGAAGACATGCTCAAGGAAAACGGCGGCGTCTACTCCAAGGGACCCGACTGGCAATCCTATGTGCTGACAGATGGCATTCTGATCACCGGACAAAATCCGGCCTCGTCGGAAGAAGCGGCCAAGGCATTGCTGAAATTGCTGGCCTGA
- a CDS encoding helix-turn-helix transcriptional regulator, with protein sequence MQTKASLSALAALAQESRLAVFRLLVQLGPEGLAASKIAEQLSVSPSALSFHLKELTHAELVHSRHEGRFIIYSANFDTINGLVGFLTENCCGGNTCSPVRTCHTGETLPA encoded by the coding sequence ATGCAAACCAAAGCCAGCCTCAGCGCCCTCGCCGCCCTCGCCCAAGAATCCCGACTGGCGGTATTCCGCCTGCTGGTGCAACTCGGCCCGGAAGGTCTGGCGGCCAGCAAGATTGCCGAGCAATTGTCCGTATCGCCCTCGGCGCTGTCCTTCCATCTGAAAGAGCTGACACATGCGGAACTGGTTCATTCCAGACATGAAGGCCGCTTCATCATCTATTCCGCGAATTTCGACACCATCAACGGTCTGGTCGGTTTTCTCACGGAAAATTGCTGCGGAGGAAATACCTGCTCCCCTGTCCGCACCTGTCACACTGGGGAAACCCTCCCCGCATAA